CTCGACCCCTACCAGTACCTCCTCCTCCTGCTCAGGGAACTCCCCGCCGCCACCAACTGGCAAATCCAAGCCTACACCCCTGCCGCCATCGCCAAGAGCAAACGACTCCTGCCGGCAAACGCCGCCTGAGGCCGACCAGCCCAATCCCCGGGGACACGGCGTACGCGCCCCCCTCCAACGCAAGCGACACCGCAAACGACGCGGCAAGCAAAATCAAACGGTGCTTGGCATGACGCTTACAATTAATCGCAGCACGAGTCAATTAGGTCGTGTTATTATTTTTGGTTTTAGATGTATTGGAGTCCTATGGAGAGGGGCCGATTCACATACAGTAATAGTTCAAAGCGGCACGCTACTTTTTTGGCCACTTCGATTAACCTCGCCTTCTTTGCGACAACTGGAGACAATCTGATATGCGCGTAAAGACTGGTAGCAGCCAAAGCAATCTCTTCGACATTTTGAAACACGCGGACAGCGCTTCGCAGCGTAAGAGCAGCCTGGATCGGCTTGATGTGATCGATTGGGAGACGTTTCGTGCGTTGCTTGAGGAGCGCCTTTCCTACGGCGACCAAAGCAAGGGTGGGCGCATTCCGTGGTGTCCGGTTTTGATGCTCAAGGTGCTGGTATTGCAGCGCTTCTTTGACCTATCGGACCAAGAGACAGAGTTTCAGATTCTTGATCGCTTCAGCTTTCTGCGCTTTGTGGGGCTACGCCCCGGCGATGGTTCTCCCGATCACGCGACGATCTGGTCCTTTAAGGAACGCCTTGGAGCCGAGGGGATGGTTGCTGTGTTCGAGTTGTTCAACGAGCAACTGCGCACTCAGGGCTTGATCGCCAGTTGCGGCAAGATCATCGACGCCAGTTTTATCGAGGCTCCCAAGCAGCGCAACCGCCGCCATGAGAACGAACAGATCAAGCGCGGCGAGGTGCCCGAACGCATCGCCAAGAGGCCGCGCCGGGCCTGCCAGAAGGATCTCGATGCGCGTTGGACGCAGAAGAACCATGTATCCTATTTTGGATACAAGAACCACGTCAAAGTCGATGCGGCCAGCAAGTTTATCGAGACCTTCACCGTCACAAACGCCGCCGTCCACGACTCCCAACCGGTCGGGAAACTGCTGCGTGAGAGCGACCGCGAGGCCGTGCTGTGGGCCGACAGCGCTTACGTCGGGCCGTTCATCGCCGCGCTGCTCAAAGGCTTCGCCATGCTCGCCAACATCTGCGAAAAGGGCACTGCCGCCCGTCCGCTCAGCCGTGAACAAAAGCGTGCCAACAGGCAAAAGAGCCGCATCCGCTCCCGCGTCGAACACGCCTTCGGCCGCATCGCCCAGTTCGGCGGCGACCGCTTCCGACGTATCGGCCAGAGACGATGTCGCTTCGAAACCGCCCTTACCAACCTCACCTACAACCTCGACCGCTATGCCATGTTCCATGCCAGGGGCTGAGCCTACACAATCGGGAGAAAATCGCCGCCAAACGCCTCAAT
This genomic window from Ruficoccus amylovorans contains:
- a CDS encoding IS5 family transposase, producing MRVKTGSSQSNLFDILKHADSASQRKSSLDRLDVIDWETFRALLEERLSYGDQSKGGRIPWCPVLMLKVLVLQRFFDLSDQETEFQILDRFSFLRFVGLRPGDGSPDHATIWSFKERLGAEGMVAVFELFNEQLRTQGLIASCGKIIDASFIEAPKQRNRRHENEQIKRGEVPERIAKRPRRACQKDLDARWTQKNHVSYFGYKNHVKVDAASKFIETFTVTNAAVHDSQPVGKLLRESDREAVLWADSAYVGPFIAALLKGFAMLANICEKGTAARPLSREQKRANRQKSRIRSRVEHAFGRIAQFGGDRFRRIGQRRCRFETALTNLTYNLDRYAMFHARG